In the genome of Carassius carassius chromosome 12, fCarCar2.1, whole genome shotgun sequence, the window GTAAACAGTATTATAGAATAACTGatgtttctgtgtttgtgtgtgcatgcctATTCAATTGTTATGCCTGTGTTAGTGTTATGAGGTGAAATGGGCACAGTATCCTTTTGTTTGTGCTGAAATGCTTTTGCGTCATCATGATCTAAAAATACACCAAGCTCAACAACTTCTCccttcttcttctcttctcctctcttctaTTCTCTTCTCTTTTTCTACTATGaacctaaatatttaaatttcatgCAGTTCCACAGTTTGTTAGATGTCGGTTTTAATTTCCCTCAGGTCACGAATTTAAGCATGGATGTTTAATTACAAAGCAAGTgtcttctttcacacacacacacacacacacacacacacacacacacacacacacacacacactgtgtgtgggGAGGGCATTCTCCAGAGACATTGTGTTATTTCCCTGTGTGCCGTGATGTCATAGTGATGTCAATGCTCTTAATAGTAATCTGATAGAGAGAGGCagagggagggagaaagagagagaaagagggaggcaGGATCACAGGCAAAACACTTAGTGTCACAACTTAAACTAAGACAGTCAAAAAGAGTGAATTATCTTCCTTCAGCCAGCTGGAAGGAAGATAATTTAAGAGGAGAGCTTTAAGAGGAAATAAAGAGGAAACATAGAAGATAGTGCTCAAAAACAATTACCACTGGATTATTACAGCATAGAGATGGCAGTGACTGGGGAAGAGACGGAGTcaggtgagtctgtgtgtgtgtgtgtgtgtgtgtgtgtgtgtgtgttttataagaGAAAAGCAAGTGCAAtgctaatgtatttatttatgttttatgcattcctgaagttttgtatgtttttattcgATAAATAAGCTAGTAGCAGCTAAAGATGAAAAAAGGAGAATttctttgtgttgttgttttttttgttttctttttatgaatATGGAACATTTGGTTTAGTTGCAGTTTTAGTTACTTtacacttttttcttttattagccATTTTTAAATGATCCTGCAATCTCTCAATTAATATGAGTTCATATATTAATAATGCACGTATAATAATAAGTATAATTTTTAAAGTAGTAATTATTATAAAgattataaaatatgtaatatattaatgacaataattATGaagtgcttttcttttctttttttttggagtaTAGGTTGTCCCTGCAGAAAATGTCAGCAGTTTCAAAAGTAATGTAGTTAACAAAATAACAATAGgctgtaataattaaaatacagcATACAGTAATATTACTGTTAATAAGTGTTTGTTGAAGTGTTTGGTTCCTGCAGTGTTGATAAAAAGTTTTATCATGTGCAAAAGTTTATAAGCATTCTGAGAAAATCAGTCTACAGACAGTGGAAGAATGACATGTTTTTGTGCTTCTTTTGGTTGATTCCTTTTATGTGGCTGAAACTTTCTTCTCAGTCATAAACACACTCATTGACATTTTGTGTTTTACGAAATCAGGCTGCCAAATCTGCCTGTTTATTCACACTCATGAatcattgagagagagagagagagagagagagagagaaagaagcagCAAGAGAATGAGAAgcgggagtggggggggggggggtattggcTCTCTGTTTGACGTCAGTCTGTTTCCTGGAAGCCGGCCGAAGCTGAGACGGAGAGGCGGAGAGAGCGAGGTAGTCGGGTGGGGGTTGGGGCAACGACGCATGTGGTGACGTCAGCATTTTGTCACATTGTCTGATAACAAACGCACACATACACATCATATCCAGTTTGTTGAAGGACATTTACTGCTGGGAACCTGTTTTGTACGGTACCAGCAACGTTTTTTTTGTTGCCTAATTAATTGTGTTTTTTCAGTGTTGCTTAAGGTGTTTTTAATGTTGTGTTGATGGGCGGATGAGAAGTCTTTTATGTAACTGCttgtttatattgttttgaaTTTATTGCATAAACTAATGAATCCAAATGGACCTGCTTTTTAAGCCTGGTAACAATAAAAGTCACAGCTGATTGGTTAGATTCAGTGTTATGTGCCTTTTTATTGGTCAGATGAAATATACCTGGTCAATGGGTAATTTTCAGTTAGTGTGTTTTTTcgtaaataatagtaataatacatttaattaataaaattaaatttttccaATGTCTTagcacaagtatatatatatatatatatatatatatatatatatatatatatatatatatatatatatatatatatcacctcTGATCTTAAGACAGAGACGTTAAGACAGAAAAAAGCActgttcattttcatttctgaTGGAGTAATTACTATGTAGACGTGAACATTAACtatcattaattaaaatgttacccATTTATCTGTTAAATAATGCATTTGGGTATATATTTGTGCATGTAGCTGCCACAGGAGACATGCCAGCATATCAGATCCGCTCCCCATCGTCAGGGTTACCACCAGGCGTTGTTATGGCAGCCTCACCGGGGACGATGCATATCCCACAGCAGAACGCAGAGGAGGCCACACGAAAGAGAGAAGTCCGCCTCATGAAGAACAGGTACCCACACATCTGAGTCTCAGTGATTCATGTATGTATATGCTGATGTGCATGTTCATGTTTGACCTTTTATTTGTGTGTCGTAGGGAGGCGGCGCGCGAGTGTCGCAAAAAGAAGAAAGAATACGTGAAATGCTTGGAGAATCGTGTTGCTGTGCTGGAAAACCAGAATAAGACTCTTATAGAGGAGCTTAAAGCTCTCAAAGACATCTACTGCCACAAATCAGAATAACCCTCACAAACACTGTGCAAGGACTGTGTGATTTACACACTACCtgtctcttctcttcttctcttgcATCACCTGGATTTGAGCgtttttgttaatttgtttggCCAAATGTTTTTATAAGAAGTTGCTTATGTTGCTTTGAGGatgctcctcacacacacacacacacacacacacacacacacacaaattatttcAGACATTTctctgtgttaaaaaaaatggaaCTCTTCATTGATTATGTGGAAAAatgtgttttcctttttttaggtTGAAATCAGAACAAGCAAAGTAAATGGAATAAGCCATGTTAACTGGCTACACACTGCACACATAAGCGGCATGTTTAGCATTTTTGGCACTAAGATCATTTTTGATATGCACATAATTTAGCAGTAAATGTATGGAAAATACACTTTCTGTTCAGTAAATCTGACTAAATCCAGGCAAGTTAGACCATTTATATTGCTACACGTTGTGTTTTGGACATAAATTGGGTCCTTTTTCTCATGTATATTATATTTCAATCAAGTATGTACATTTCaatatgcattttataatttgtgattaataaagaaaatatttaaatgtagtaCCCCAGAAATCACTATATTTTTAGTATCGAGTCACAGTTTTAGTTAATGCTGTTTACTGTGCAGTGTGAAATGCCAAATGTTATAACACAACATTttccattgattttttttttatgtaggtgAAATTATGTGCATTAAAATTGAACTGTTTGTAACAATGTAACAGTGACCTAAAACTTCACCAAGAAACGTGACATAATGTTGACGATTACATAATGTTGATGtaagggatagtacacccaaaaatgtacaCTTTGTATGCTATATGTATTTCCTTCTGTGGTacacaaaagatttttaaaacttttatctTTTTTTGACCATACAGTGCAAGACAGTGGAGGGCAGTGTTGTTCTGGACCTCACTTTCTTACATTGTGTAGACAAAAccagttcttcaaaatatcttcttttgttttctgcagaagaaagtcgAGATTTGAAattacttgagggtgagtaaatgatgagaatgttaatttttggttgaactgtccctttaagactacTCCTAActccctttattattattacagatttATTCATGTAGTACTCTTTTATTCAATCTGTAGAATAAGCACACCTCTGTTAATTGCCTCAAATTGGCTATAAAATgaagttttcaacattaatattttgttaaaatatgttttactaTACTATCTCGATATACTGAGACAAACTATAAATAAGCCATTTGAAGGTTGATTGCTCTGTTTGTTAGAGAATACCAATATAGCAACACTTACTCAACCAATAGAGTGATTTGGAGGCGGAGCTATCTGTTAGTTTAACCAATGAAAGATGGGGGAGTGCTCTGGAAACCTGTTTgaacatgtttattatttttgcaaatcCATTTTTGGAAGCTAGAGGCAGAGACATTACTCTTGAGCGttaatgttttgtgcatttgtGCTCTAATTCATATAAGATACATGACTTTTGCATGAACAAAGGAAAACGGTGTAACATGATGAACTGTGAACACGTTACTTAGGCGAATGTCACAAATGTTGCTTTTTTATctaatattgtatattattttaaatctcagcaATTAATTTGTCTTTGTTTATAATAATAGAAGATAATTATGAAAGAAAGGAAGCTTTTGTGAGTAATTAGAGTGCAGATATGCTAAATTATACAAGTGGCATTAACTGAACAGAATTCCTCATATTTCAGCTGTTAAGATGCCGGTGTGCATTTGTGTCTTTCTGTTTCTCAGACTGTGCTAGTCATCATGACTTTATCTTTACTTACAACCAAACAAGTTTATGTTTCAATGAAGTACTATTCTGTGTAGTCAGAAAATGGATTTGGTTTAATATTTAAAGAGCTTATGTTTTCAATTAATTTCTAAATTTATGTTAATATAACAGCGCTGCCCTTCTTTGACAATGTACAGAGTGCTGAcatctatttttaataaaatatttttgtaaatgtagcctatataCTTGGTCAGGACTGTATTTTGAGAAGCACTATTAATTGTGTATGCTTGTACCTAAAAAATTGTGGAGAAATGTGCTAAAGCTGACAAAACCTCACCTTCAGGGACATGctcatttgtgtaaaaaaaaaaattataataaggaaaaatatacaaaattaggttatttattttaaatgaagaaaatttATTTTAGGTGTGGGTTAAGGTTTGGTGGTGGTATTTAGAGCTGTACATAAAACCAATGTAAGTATATGAAATGTCCCCAAATTGCTAAGTTTttccactaaaaaaaaacaagttacatGTAACAAATCATGCCACTGACCCTTAAGAATTTGTTTCATCTCTGAATTTTGTGTTGCGCATTTTCTCAAGTATCAGCATTAAATGCTTCAAATGATCTCCAGGCCTAGTTAGGCTGGTCTGTTGGCTGTTTTACATGGGCTTTAGCCACTTTTCAAAATGTTAAGCTGGGAGATCATCTTGCTTACCAGCTAAACCACATGAACACCAGCTGGGCCCAACTGGGAGACCAGTTTAAATCACATAAAACCAGGAAAGCAACATAACCTACTAAAAGAGGGTTTCAGAAGGCCATACTCATCTATAATGTAGGTTAGATCTTTCAGCGCTACTTTGGTTTCTTCCTCTCTCTATAAAATTCTAACTTTTTAACCTCTATGTAATTGCATGTACAGATAGCATGAATTTACAATTAAAGCTCTTAAGCTTTATCTGAGTGTTGAATACTGCgtattataatacaatacaatacattcgagctgttttgatttttgtaatcagaaaatatattttctgtgttTAAATGATCCTACGGGAGTCTGCCTAGTTGTTTGAGCTCTTGAATGTGCTGTGCTGTATCACGCGTTTGGCAGATTGGCACAAACAGAGACATGATGGAAAATTCCACAGTGTGTGAGAGCGCCCTCTACTGGAACACCACAGCTCGCAAACAGGGTTTCTGTACcacactgccatctagtggacgTCCAACATCAAgtgcttaaaaatatttttatgttactAGTAGGCTACTTATTCTTTAATTAATAGTGCGTAATCCATATATCAGTAGCATCATTGTTAAatattgatacatttaaaatCGCAGTTGTGATCTTTTATCATTTACAATGTCAAATCCCATTTTTCAAACCCTATTTCATAAACGTTCGCGTCACGTGAATGCGTACGATCAATAGAAGATCAAAACGTCACAACGAAACCTCTCGGTACAGAAATTTAAAAACATGGATCACATTAAAAGGATGttatttgcttttttgaaaaccaaatcaAATCTTTTGAATCAACTGTTAAATTTCATATCCTTGTGGCAAAATTCTATTTCCACAAACAAAGGTTACTTAAGAAAATACCTACTTTTATAGATTTCTTATGTTGAAGTAGAACATCTAATCAAATCACTAagagtaattaataacaaaaaaaaaatgtatttctttttttttaggagaTATGAGATCTTTCATGTACCGTGTCCGTGATTAATacttgttttggtgttttttaatccttttttctttatttgctctgttCCTGCCTTTCTTTATGGtttaaaaatgctatttaaatggATATTTATCTTTAACCAGTTATTGTcatcctttttctctctctcctcttccgtATGTTCAGATGGCATTGCATGATTTATATAATCAGTGTAATGTATGCAAAGTTGTATTTCATTGATGTCATCTTTggatttgcaataaaaaaaaataaacatggatGAATGGCTAATTTTAGCAGTGTCGCATCATCCTGTTTTATacaacaaaatattacaaaaatcacATTAAAGGAGAAGCGGCTTGGTTCGCGGTGGCAAACAGGAgcgaattattttttttttttattgcatgagatttgcatgtgtgcgtgtgtgtacttGACTAACTCTACTTGTGACTGATTGTAATCACATGAATGGAAAAGAATAAAGACTAATGAGGATATTTTGTTGGTGTACTCAGTGAAAACCTTGGCGCCTGATGTCATATCCTGGTCCCGATCGGATGCTCCATTTCGCAGCACGTACGAACGAATTTCGCATGCTCAGAGTCTGAGACTTTAGGCGGTTGTACGTGTTTCTCTTCGCTGTAAAATGGCAGAATCCAGTGTTTCTTTGACTCGGGATGAGTTCAACTGTCCAGTCTGTCTGAATCTACTGAAGGATCCAGTGACTGTAccctgtggacacagttactgtatgAGCTGTATTACAGACTGCTGGGATCAGGATGATCAGAAGGGAGTCTACAGCTGccctcagtgcagacagaccttcaccccaAGACCTGTTTTAGGTAAAAACACCATGCTGGCTGAAGTGGTGGAGAAACTCAAGATGACAAAACTCCAAACTGCTCGTCCTGCTCAGTGTTACTCTGGATCTGGATATGTGGAGTGTGACATCTGTACTGGGGACAAAAACAAAGCCATCAAGTCCTGTCTGGTGTGTCTGGAATCTTACTGTCAAACACATTTTGAACGTCATGAAGAATTTCACTCTGGAAAGCGACACAAATTGACTGATGCCACTGGACAACTGCAGGAGATGATCTGTCCTCTACATGATAAACTGCTGGAGATTTTCTGTCGTACTGATCAGCAGTGTATATGTTATCTCTGTATGTTGGATAAACACAAAAACCATGAAACTGTATCAGCTGCAGCAGAGAGGACTGAAAAACAGGTATGAACTCAGAATGTAGGCTACATAATGACTTTATAATCGCATATCCCTTTATGTAGTTAaaagataatttttaaaataGTTCTCACTACGATATCACAAGGCTTTAATTGTTTGTTGCATGCAGTAACATGTCAGATTTATGGTTATTTGTTTTTCCTACAGAGACAATTGGGTGAAATGCAGAGAAAATATCAGGAGAGAATCCAGGAAAAACAGAAGGAGCTTGAGGAGCTGAAAGAGGCTGTAGAGTCTcacaaagtgagttttgagcagaaGAACAGCTGCTGGCTGCTGAAGAGCTGTTTCAGACTCAGTAAGGACTCTCCTCCAGTCAGTCAGCGAGGAGCCAGTGCTGGAGCTCTTTCAGTCCCACTGAAGTCCACTGTGGGGAACAGACTGTGTGAGGTAGCAGGAAGAGCTGAGTGAATGGACTGATTTTgatgcttctctctctgtgtgtcctgacagcgctctgcacagacagcagtggaggacagtgagaggatctttactgagctgatccgctccattgagagaagCCGCTCTGAGGTGACACAgctgatcagagatcaggaaaaggctgaagtgagtcgagctgaaggaCAACTGGAGCAACTGGTGCAGGAGATTGAAgatctgaggaggagagacgctgagctggagcagctttcacacacaGACAATCACATCCATTTCTTCCAGGTAACAGAGATCTGACAGACAGGAGCGTGATCTTCATGAAGGGAAGAGTATGTTGTACAGAGATTGTTTCTATCAAATGTTTATGTGTCTTTATCTGGTGtttctcttgtgtttttttttgtctgtgtagagtttccagtctctctcTGTTCCTCCTGCATCTACAAACTCACCCAGCATCACTGTCAGTTCTCGTCTCTCTTTTGATGATATTAGTAAATATGTGTTTCATCTGAAAGAGAAACTGGATAATTTCTGCAGAGAGGAGATAAAAAAGATATCTGGTAGAGGTAAAACAATAACTCATCCTTTTATGAGAAAAATAAGTCATACATACAGTatcatgtaataatgtaataatttatgtaaaaagCATATCAATATCTGAATGTGACATAGATTTCATATTTTCTCTTTATACGGTATGTGATTTATAATATACATCTGTTTCCATAGTAACATACATCGTGGTCATTCCCACCTCTGAGCCCAAAACCAGAGAGGATTTCCTTCAGTGTAAGTCTTTATGAACAGCTTTTAACCCATTCTataataaaactgcaaaataaaaaatactccttaaaaaaaaaaactatgaacaaACATCAGTTAATGGATAAAGTTTTTCATTTCACATAAGACTTTATTCAAATCACTTAACCTTTATTACTGAATCATTTTTTCCCTCAAACACAACCAATGTTCAGCATCCATATGAATCATGCAAAGGCAGCTaaaatatgtgtgagtgtgtgtggttgtatatatatatacaggtgcatctcagcaaaatctcaacaaattagaatatggtgacatgctaataagctaatcaacttaaaacacctgcaaaggtttcctgagccttcaaaatggtctctcagtttggttcactaggctacacaatcatagggaagactgctgatctgacagttgtctagaacacaatcattgacacccttcacaaggagccacaaacattcattgccaaagaagctggctgttcacagagtgctgtatccaagcatgttaatagAAAgatgactggaaggaaaaagtgtggaaaacaaagatgcacaaccaacccaGAGAACCGCAgaattatgaggattgtcaagcaatcACAATCacacgcgtcacactgtttacatctcgcgtaatggcatactggaaatgaagaaagttgcattctatcacaaaaacagagaccactgttatcaaaagtatgggaatactttaaacagaggccaaataaaatggccctttgttccctttgcaaaaccgatatggtgtaccacggcagcacaaatgcgatgcacaagcacctcagaggaaaacatcctggcggtCTCCgatgttacggtttaactggttaccgtgtgatctggtgaccaacttcctggttcaggtctctgctgatattcttgtaaagcttacaagttattggtatgatcacctgtagcggctgaagtaaggataaaaaaataaataaagtaagtctgtgttggcgcgggtttcaaACACGCGTTAGGgcagttcacatatcgcgcctaaaaaaacgcgtccttctttccaaagcgctcgggcagttgcaccCCTggggcgtctgtcgttgctaagcaaccatgatgcACTCTCTCCACGAAGatgtggaaatttcagcaaaggataaatggatttgcagcactaaaaatcgcttgcagtagctctgctactaaatttatttaaaaatggcaatccatatacagctatgattagctgttccctcatcttagctgagctttcaacgttgttacgggaaaggatgaagctgattggttagttcttgtcacatgacctgcggtgcgcttgcggcattctgaaaagttgagatgtttttaaagggttagttcgcccaatttgcaaaattatgtcattaataacttaccctcatgttgttccaaacccgtaagacctccgtttatctttggaacacagtttaagatattttagatttagtccgagagctctcagtctctccattgaagctgtgtatatggtatactgtccatgtccagaaaggtaagaaaaacatcttcaaagtagtccatgtgacatcagagggtcagttagaatattttgaagcatcgaaaatacattttggtccaaaaataacaaaaactacgactttattcagcattgtcttctgttCCGTGTCCGTTGTAAGacagttaaaaacaaagcagtttgtcacatctgattcgcgaatgaatcattcgatgtaaccggatctttttgaaaccgttcaccgaatcgaactgaatcgttttaaacggttcgcgtctccaatacgcattattccacaaatgacttaagctgttaactttttttaatgtggctgacacttcctctgagttcaaacaaaccaatatcccggagtaattcatgtactcaaacagtacactgactgaactgctgtgaagagagaactgaagatgaactccaagccgagccagataatgactcgttcacgagtcaagaaccgtttctgtcagacgtgtccgattcaagaaccgaggagctgatgatactgcgcatgtgtgattcagcgtgaagcaaaccgacacaccgagcgtctgaaccgaactgattcttttggtgattgattctgaactgattctgtgctaatattatgagcgcgggtaaaccaaaggcttgcaatcatcgccaacgacgccattacgtcgaaggcaaaagaaccggtgaaccgttttcttcaaccagtttattgaatcgaactgtcagaaagaactactggtgatctgaaagccgatgcaaccggttcttgactcgtgaacgagtcattatctggctcggctcggtgttcatctctctcttcacaccagttctgtcagtgtactgtttgagtaccgtatttttcggactataagtcgcacctgagtataagtcgcatcagtccaaaaatatgtcataatgaggaaaaaaacatatataagtcgcatttatttagaaccaagcaccaagagaaaacattaccgtctccagcctcGAGAgcgtgctctatgctgctcagtggtagactacaggagcaatgagcagcatagagcacgcTCTCgaggctggagacggtaatgttttctattggttcatttctcttggttcatttctctcggttcatgtcaaattaattttgattaataagtcgcaggaccagccaaactatgaaaaaaagtgcgacttatagtccggaaaatacggtaaataaattactccgggatattggtttgttttaactcagagggagtgtcagccacattaaacaaattaacagcttaagtcatttgtggattaatgcttattggagacgcgaaccgtttaaaacgattcagttcgatttggtaaactcgaatgattcgttcgcgaaccggatatgacaaactactttgttttgaactctctctcacaacagacactgaagagaagacaatgctgaataaagtcgtagtttttgctatttttggaccaaaatgtgttttcgatgcttcaaaaaattctaactgaccatctgatgtcacatggactattttgatgatgtttttcttacctttctggacatggacagtataccgtacacacagtttcaatggagggactgtaagctctcggactaaatctaaaatatcttaaactgggtgagttattaatgacataattttgatttttgggtgaaccatccctttaactcgatgcggtgcggacgcgacTGGAAAAAAACTCCCTAACATCCAAATATAATTTCTACTCCACAGCTGAAGACAGACTTTGACAGCTCATAAACTCACTTTTATCTCATCTTAAACAGTTTTACGGTCCATAAAAAGCTAAGCCAAGCTTaagtattattttaatgattGAAATTAGCTGAATTTCAGGTGAATTACATGCTATATCTCCATTTAGATTCTCATCAACTCACTCTGGATTTAAACACCATGAATAAGAATCTCTGTCTGTCGGAGGAGAACAGAGTGATTGAATACACTCGTGAAGAACAGCTGTATCCagatcatccagacagatttgacGGTTTTGCtcaggtgttgtgtagagaga includes:
- the LOC132154589 gene encoding tripartite motif-containing protein 16-like, which codes for MAESSVSLTRDEFNCPVCLNLLKDPVTVPCGHSYCMSCITDCWDQDDQKGVYSCPQCRQTFTPRPVLGKNTMLAEVVEKLKMTKLQTARPAQCYSGSGYVECDICTGDKNKAIKSCLVCLESYCQTHFERHEEFHSGKRHKLTDATGQLQEMICPLHDKLLEIFCRTDQQCICYLCMLDKHKNHETVSAAAERTEKQRQLGEMQRKYQERIQEKQKELEELKEAVESHKRSAQTAVEDSERIFTELIRSIERSRSEVTQLIRDQEKAEVSRAEGQLEQLVQEIEDLRRRDAELEQLSHTDNHIHFFQSFQSLSVPPASTNSPSITVSSRLSFDDISKYVFHLKEKLDNFCREEIKKISGRVTYIVVIPTSEPKTREDFLQYSHQLTLDLNTMNKNLCLSEENRVIEYTREEQLYPDHPDRFDGFAQVLCRESVCGRCYWEVEWSGSVYITVSYKRISRKGRGKECEFGCNDHSWSLYCSDSSWSIWHNNRWTALPVVSSSSRIGVYVDHSAGTLSFYSVSDTMTLIHRVQTTFTQPLYAGFEFSSLCKRVSNVTLCKL
- the LOC132154587 gene encoding cAMP-responsive element modulator-like isoform X3, whose product is MAVTGEETESAATGDMPAYQIRSPSSGLPPGVVMAASPGTMHIPQQNAEEATRKREVRLMKNREAARECRKKKKEYVKCLENRVAVLENQNKTLIEELKALKDIYCHKSE